DNA from Coturnix japonica isolate 7356 chromosome 4 unlocalized genomic scaffold, Coturnix japonica 2.1 chr4random350, whole genome shotgun sequence:
GGACGGGGGACATAATGGGGCATAGACCCATTGAACATGGATGGGCACCATGGAACGTCCTCAGCCAGCACACAATGGCATCCATGGACACTATGGAACAGGGGACACCCATGGGACACTGTGGGATACGGGACACCAATGGGATACGGGACATAATGGGACACCAATGGGATACGGGACACAATGGGCGCAGACAGAAGCACGGACACGCGCGCCCGGTGCCACGGCAGTTTATTGGCGGAGCGGCAGCGCGGGGCCGCGGGTGGGACGCGGCGTggcggtgccggtgccggtgccggtgTCGGTGTCGGCTCAAtagcggcggcggcggcggcggcgtcTCCCGTAGCGGCGGCGTCGTCTCCCCACGGAGCGGTAGGAGCGCCGGGACCTCCCGTAGCGGCGGCGTCGGGagctgcggcggcggcgggagcggcggcggcggcggctgcggctgCGGGTCCTGCTGCGCCGGTAGCGGGCCATGCCGGGCTGCGGTGGGACGGCCCGAGGTGGTGCCGGGCCGGGCGGGACCGGGAAGTGCCGCTCCGCGCCCCGCGCCCCTTTTATAGGCGCCCGCGGGCGCGGCCCTGTGTGATGGGCGGCCGCGTCACTGAGCAGAACGGAACCGGGACGTTccggggggggggcgggggctCCCGGGGGGGTcccgggccgggcggggcggggggcgcggaGCGGGGCAACGGCGTGGAACCGCAACAGGGGGATGGAGCGGGGCAGGGGGGGATGGGGCGGCACCGGGGATGGCACGGGGCACAGCGCAGGGCGGTGGTACCCGGTACCCGGTACCCGGCACATGGCACCGGGGGTGACACACGGCACCGGGCACGTGCGGGACTCGGGCTGTTCCTGCAGCGCAAACTTCCCGTCCGACAGAACATCCCCCGCCCAACTCCGGGCTCCGCTGGTCCCGAGGGGGGCAGGAATGAACCCGAACCTTTGGGCGATGCCCGCCGGGATCCGGAGCGAACAACGGGAACTTCAGGGGCGGAATTCGCACGGGAACGGCAGCCAAAGGATGGATGCGTGTCATTAAACGTCTGCTCGGTAGCACCGCGTAACGGGAGGTTACTCAGCACGCGGCCTCGGTGCCTTTCGGGCCGCTCCCGGTTGGGAAAGTTCAACGCGGATCCCGGGATTCCGTGCCCGGAGCGGGGGGGGAACGGGAGCGGGGCTCGGGGCAGCGGGGAACGGGCGGCAGCGGCATCACGGCGCTTCGCTTCCTCAGCACACGGGGGGCAGCGGCTGCAACGAGGAACCGAAGGAACCGATCCGCAGGGGTCTCGGCTGGAGCGAAATGAGCGACACGGAGCGTTTCCAACACGGGGCAcggaggggcggggggggggagataCGTGGTACAGGGCACATGGGTACAGGGTACATGGCACAGGGGGGTGGCACAGGATGGCACAGGATGGCACGGGATGGCACATGGCGCTGGGGGGGTAAGTTCGGACCGACCGGGCGTCGGGCGGGTCGGGATGGACAACGGAATCCACGAGGCTGCTGTGGGTCCGCCATCCCCCGACGGCGATCCCTCGTTCCTCGTTAATCGAGTGCCCCGTGCTCACAATGTGACGCTGTTGTATTTACAGCCGGATTCTTTAATGCCCCCATTAACACCTCGTCATGCGTTACCTCCTCATCTCTCCCCATTGGTGGCGGTGCAGCCCCCCGCTCCCTGCCCGCCCGGCCAAGCGCGGCCCAGCCGCCGTCCGAGGGCAGAGCGAGGGGGTCTGCTCACTCGCGATGGGCCGGGCCGACAGCACAACGGGGCTGCGGAACGTATCACCGAGCGATGGACGGCGGGGTCTGTGCGCCCCCGCACTGCGCCCCCCGCCCGGGGCCGGTCAGCGCTGGGAGCGTGTTGGGtgcggggctgggggtccccatccctgcGCTGTGTCTCCATCCCTGCGCTGTGTCTCCATGTTGCTCATcgtccccatccctgcccagGGTCCCGCCCGGTCCCGCAGACCCCGCTCCCCCCGCTCTGCCGCCGTCCCCGCGTCCCCCCCATCCCCGTTCGGTTCGTGACGCAGCCCATGTCCCCCCCCAGGGGGTCCCGCGCCCGGCGTTGCGGTTGCCGGGCGGTGACGGCATAAGGTCCCCCCGGTGCCGCGTTCCGTTGCCGTCTCAGTCGCCGTCCCCCCGCACCCCGCAGCGCCATGAGCCGCCGAAGAGCCCGCTCCCGTTCCCGGCCCCGACGGCGAAGGGGCGGAAGGAGGCGCAGCCGCCGTCGCGGAGGACGCCGTACGATGAGGCGGAGAGGTGCGGGCACGGACCGGGGGACGGGGGGGTCCCGAGCCTCGAGCCCCGGCCCGAGCCCGGCAACCGCTTCTTCTCCCCGTCTGTTCTCTCGGCAGGTTTCCGCGCCTGCACGGTGTATTACTACCGGAGGAGACGCTCTCGCAGAAGACGCTGATCACCGCCCCGGGACCCCCCGGCTCCGGCGCTATAAATGTCACCGTCCCCGCTCCGCCCAGCTCCCGTCCTTCATAGCGCCGCTCGCTCCCCCCACCCCGGGTCCCGGGGTGGCACCGGGATGGCAAAGGGGGGATGGCACGGGGTGGCACAGAGGGTCAGGGAGATGGCACGGGGGGTGGTACAGGGGGGTGGTACAGGGGGGTGGCACTGGGGCTCTGGGGGATGGCACGGGGCGATGGCCCCGGGATGGCACGGGGGGGTGGTACAGGGGGATGGAGCAGGGGGGTGGTATGGGAGGATGGCACAGGGGGGTGGTACAGGGCACATGGCACACGGCACAGCGACACATGGCGATGGGATGAAACAGGGGGATGGATGACAGGGCACTGGGTGAGAGCAGGGCACCCGGCACAGGGATGGCACGGGGATGGCACAGAGACACGGGGTGGTGATGGCACAGGGTGATGGTGATGGCTCACATTGCGCACATTACGCACATTACGCACGTTACGCACGTTACGCACATTACGCACATTACGCACGTTACGCACATTACGCACATTGCGCAGCTCTCTCCCCGTCCGCCCGTCGGAAGAGCGGAGCACACAGACGGCAGCAGGAGGCGGGGCTTAGTAGATCTCAGCCAATGAGAAGCCGGGACATGGGTCACGTGTTTCGAACGGGCTATATAAGGGTGCGCAGCTGCGCTGCGGCCCAGTCGCCCCGTCGGGTGGTCGGGGTCTCAGTGCCGCCCCCCAGCTCCGGATCGACGCCATCCGTGTAAACGGGGCAGCAGCTGAAGGGGGAACACACAccgtgctgtggggctgccccaaaCCCCGCCCCAAACCATCCCCATTGATGGGACGATCCCCATTGATGGGATGATCCTCATTGATGGGATGATCCTCATTGATGAGCCCATCCCCATTGATGAGCCGATCCCCATTGATGAGCCGATCCCCATTGATGAGCCCAGCCCTGTTGATGAGCTCAACCCCATTGATGGGATGATCCCCATTGATGAGCCCATCCCCATTGATGGGACGATCCCCATTGATGAGCTGTTCCCCATTGATGACCCGATCCCCATTGATGACCCGATCCCCATTGATGGGATGATCCCCATTGATGAGCCCAACCCCATTGATGACCCGATCCCCATTGATGACCCGATCCCCATTGATGAGCCCAGACCCATTGATGACCCGATCCCCATTGATGAGCTGATCCCCATTGATGAGCCCATCCCCACCGATGGCTGCCTGCCCTCCCGGGGCcgccctgtgctgctgtggggctgtgagctCCCATtggcagctgtggggtggggggctttGAGGGGGGGGGATGCAGAACGAGGTGGGTCCTGTTGGGTTCACGGAGCGCTTTGATCGGCCATGGGGAGTCCtgggtggggtgggggctgtTTGAGCGGGGTGGGCAATGGGGAACGGAGGGGGAGTGGGAGAGGAGGCATCAACCAGGACCTGGGGCTGCCAGGACAGGATGCATCCAACAGGACCTGGCAGGTGAGAAATACTCAGCAATGGAGCCGggtggggcagggagagggagggaggtgggggtcGGTGAGGGGCTCATGAGGAACGGCAGCCGGGGGGGCGGCCGGGGGGGGGCGCAGAGCTCGAGTATTTCAATGGGAAGAGCCAGAAACGGCCAAACCagcagcaggggttggggctgcgCTGTGCCGGGGTTTGCTGCACCACATCGGGATGGATTTGGGGGCTGAGCTGCGGGAGGAGCCTGTGGGTGAAGGGGGACGTCGATCAGAGTGAATGGGGAGTGATACAATGGGGCTGCGGTCATGggggggggctgccccataCGTGGAGATCTCAGCTGCGGGGTTTGGGTGCGCGTGGGGATGAGGTGAGATCTAAACAGAACGGATCTGGGATGGGCTGAGAGGAAGAATCTCAGTGAGGGAAGCGGGAGAAGAAATCCAAGCAATGAGGGAGCCGAACTCGAGTGCTGTATGAGCCCAGATTGGATGCTGGGTAATTAACGGGTCTGCCCTTTAATTGAAGCTTTGTATAGTGATGCTGTTAGAACAGGGATGGAGAGCTGGTATTTCTGGGTCCCATCTGAGGGTGATGGGGAGCTGGGGGTCCCAGGGGCACCAGAGGGGACTGTAGGGCTTAGGATGGGGAAGCCTTTCAGTGGGGCTGGAGAAAGACCCGCTGAGTTGGGGGTGGCTGATACAGGGGCAGAAACTTCCATTGTTTGTAGTGATCTGAATAAACCccccagcacaaagctgtgATAGATGGGCTGGGGGACAAATGGGCCCCATAACCCAAACGTGGCTAAAGGTGGGGGTCGGGCAGCTCCTACCCAGGAGAATGAGGTGTTCATTGCCCCAATCCCAGTGCATGCATTGGGAGCAGGAAATGACCCCAGTGATCCACCTGTGTCCTAATGGATTTCCTTCGCAGGGGAGGGCAGGATTCCCCAAGTCCTGTCTGTGGGGCACCTGCATCCACCTACATCCACCTACATCCACCTACATCCACCTGCATCCACTGCATCCACTACATCACTACATCACCTGCATCCAACCTACATCCACCTACATCCACCTGCATCCACCTGCATCCACCTGCATCCACCTACATCCACCTGCATCCACCTACATCCACCTACACCCACCTACATCCACCTGCATCCACCTTGCATCACCTAACATCAACCTACAGCCACCTGCAGTCGCACCTGCATTCCACCCTGCATCCACCTACCATTCCAACCTGCACTCACCTAATCCACTAACATCCAACTACATCCACCTGCATCCAACCTACATCCACCTGCATCCACCTGCATCCACTCCTTACATCCACCTGATCCACCTACATCCACCTAACTCCCACCCTCCTGCATCCAACCCTAATCCACCTACACCCAACTGCATCCATTCTTGTATCCCACCTACATCCACCTGCAATCCACTACATCACCTACACCCACCTGCATCCACCTACATCCACCTACATCCACCTACATCCACCTACATCCACCTGCATCCACCTGCATCCACCTACATCCACCTACATCCACCTGCATGTGGCCACCAGCCCATGGTGAGTGGAGCAAACTGGAATCATCCACCTACTGCCCCGCTGTACTCAGCTGATGCTGATGTGTGTCTTGGTGGAGGCATTAGAGAAGGCAGTGGCTTCATTGACTGGACATCTACAAGAGAACAGGGCGGGCTGTGACCCCCTGGAAGGGGCTGTGACCCCCCAGAAGGGGCTGTGACCCCCCGGAAGGGGCTGTGACCCCCCAGAAGGGGCTGTGACCCCCCGGAAGGGGCTGTGACCCCCCGGAAGGGGCTGTCAGTTACATCCCTGGCTGCCTTTGGGCAGGTCAGACCAATGTCCTGCCCAGGGTCAATGCAGGAGAGATTCCAGCATTCCTGGTTCCTGCAGCACCAACCCCCCCCCCGATTTGGGGTTGTCCATCCAACCCAACCTGTGTGTGGGTGAGGGGGGTCCCTTCATCTGAGGGGTAGGCAGGACCTCGTGTGTGCCAGCACCGCCTGCCCTGTGCCAAAGGCAAACCCTGTGCTGTCAGGGCATTGCTCTGCTGacagggttatatggggctccTCAGGCCATCAGCAGCGCCCGCTgtctgcactgtgtgctgcagccgTGCAGATGGGAGCTGGAAGCACCAGCACCCAATGGTGGTTTATCTGCCATGCACTCCAATGGGAGCCGGTGTAATGGAAACGTGCCGTGGGTTCACTGCTAAGGGGACATTGACGGTGTCCATACAGCAAACCTGAGCCCCCCTTGGGTGCCTGgcgcagcactgcagccccacgAACCGGGATGAGGGTTAAGGATGTCAGGGCTGGGTTAAGGATGTCAGGGCTGGGTTATGGATATTAGGGCTCAGATATGGATGTCAGGGCTGGGTTATGGATCTCAGGGCTCAGTTATGGATCTCAGGGCTCGGTTATGGATCTCAGGGCTGGGTTATGGATGTCAGGGCTCAGTTATGGATGTCAGGGCTGGGTCATGGATGTCAGGGCTGGGTTATGGATGTCAGGGCTGGGTTATGGATGTCAGGGCTCAGTTATGGACGCAGAGGGTGGGAACTGCAGtgatgggggttggggggggggcagggagggcacCGTGCCCGGGGAAATGCAAAACCCCCCGTGGCAGCACGAAGGATTCGGGGAGGTTCCGCTCCTGGTGCCGGACGGTGAATGTCACCCAGAGCCCATCAGTGACCCGGGCACAGCCCCCTTGGTACCCACAGCCCGAACCTCCGCGTCCCCAGCAACCGCCGTAAGGCCGGACCGTGCCGGTGTGTGACGGATCGTCAGGGTGTTGATGTGTTCGCACAGCGATAACGGAGCGCGGATCCTCGCGGCACCGTTTAATTGCCCCGTGCCATCCCCGGTGCCGCCCCATCCCCCCCTGCCCCGCTCCATCCCCCTGTTACGGTTCCACGCCGTTGCCCCGCtccgcgccccccgccccgcccggcccgggACCCCCCCGGGagcccccgccccccccccggAACGTCCCGGTTCCGTTCTGCTCAGTGACGCGGCCGCCCATCACACAGGGCCGCGCCCGCGGGCGCCTATAAAAGGGGCGCGGGGCGCGGAGCGGCACTTCCCGGTCCCGCCCGGCCCGGCACCACCTCGGGCCGTCCCACCGCAGCCCGGCATGGCCCGCTACCGGCGCAGCAGGACCCGcagccgcagccgccgccgccgccgctcccgccgccgccgcagctCCCGACGCCGCCGCTACGGGAGGTCCCGGCGCTCCTACCGCTCCGTGGGGAGACGACGCCGCCGCTACGGGAgacgccgccgccgccgccgccgctaTTGAGCCGACACCGAcaccggcaccggcaccggcaccgccACGCCGCGTCCCACCCGCGGCCCCGCGCTGCCGCTCCGCCAATAAACTGCCGTGGCACCGGGCGCGCGTGTCCGTGCTTCTGTCTGCGCCCATTGTGTCCCGTATCCCGTTGGTGTCCCATGGGTGTCCCCTGCCCCATGGTGTCCATGGACGCCATTGTGTGCTGGGTGAAGGCGTTCCATGGTGTCCATCCATATGGGTCTGTGCCCCATGGTGCCCCCCGTCCCATTGGTGTCCCGTATCCCATGGTGTCCCATTATGTCCCCTGTCCCATTGGTGTCCTGTATCCCATGGTGTTCTATGGTTGTCCCCTGCCCCATGGTGTCCATGGATGCCATTGTGTGCTGGCTGAGGACGTTCCATAGTGTCCATCCATGTTCAATGGGTCTATGCCGCATTATGTCCCCCGTCCCATTGGTGTCCATATCCCATGGTGTCCCATTATGTCCCGTATCCCATTGGTGTCCATATCCCATGGTGTCCCATTATGTCCCTTATCCCATTGGTGTCCTGTATCCCATGGTGTTCTATGGTTGTCCCCTGCCCCATGGTGTCCATGGACGCCATTGTGTGCTGGGTGAAGGCGTTCCATGCTGTCCATCCATATGGGTCTGTGCCCCATGGTGCCCCCCGTCCCATTGGTGTCCCATATCCCATGGTGTGCCATTATGTCCCTTATCCCATTGGTGTCCCATACCCCATGGTGTCCGTGTGCCATTGTGCACCAGCTGTGCACACTGCATGGTGTCCATCCGtgtctcctgctctgtgccccgTGGTGCCCCCCATCCCATTGGTGCCATGTGTGTCCCATTGCACCAGCTGTGTGTCCCATGGATCCCCCCATCTGCCACGGCTCCACGTCCCACGGTGTCCAGCAGTGCCACGTCCTGGGCTGTCCCTATGTGCATCCCATGgtgtccatctgtgtccctcaccccacatcccacagtGCCCCACATCCCGCAGTATCCATGTCCCACCGTGCCGTGCCCCATGGTGTCCCCACGCAGGGCTGTGTGCCTCCCACCGtatccatccccatcccagcagtTCCTTGTCCCCGTGGTGTCGGTGCCACCCGCTGTGTGTCCCATGTGGTGCCCCCCACGTCCCCCCCATTGTGCATCCCCAGGTCTGTCCGTGCTGCCACATCCCCACCCAGCACCACGCACCCACAGCCCACACATGGAGCGCCCCCATATCGCAGCCCCTGCTCCGCTGGGCTCCCCCTTTGGGTTCCCATTTCAGAACCCAAACGGGCTTTTCAGAACCCCAGATGTCCGTGGGGCATTTGGGGCCGTGGATGAGGCGGGGGCAGCACCGGGGCGGTGCTCAGGGTGGTGTGGCTGCAGGACGCAGTGGCTGCTCCCACCTGCTCCATATTGGGGCTGCTCTTGGCCCCACGTCCCTGCCCATCCCTAcgccccatccccatccccatccccatccccatccccgtccccgtccccatcctcatccccattcccattccccatcccaatccccatcccatcctttcatccccatccccatccccgtcccatccccatccctccatttcccattccccatcccatcccatcccattccccatcccgtcccatccccatccccgtccccatccccgtccccatccccGCCCCATGGTGCCTTCCCcgccccacagccaccccacacagcacagacaggcaCGGATCCTTGTTGTGCAGTGATCGGGACTTGAGCCATCCTCATGTGCCGATGGGCTCCTCGAAGAGGAAGATgaggggcaggagcagcagcaggtaggAGAAGAAGACGTTGGCCTGTGTCAGGTGATAGACCAGGACGATGCACGCCAGCATCTCCAGGATCACCCGGTTCACGTGGTGCAGCTCCATGCTCCGAGTGCGCCCTAAGGGACACGGGGCTGTCGGGCACCAACGCAGcgctggggggggggcggcgcCTGGGGGAGCCCGGCActgaccccccccatcccgGCCCCCCCCGCCCAGCTGTGGGCGGCACTCACTGCGCTCCGCTCCTATCGGGATATCGGGATATCGGGATATCGGGATATCGGGATATCGGGATATCAGGATCCCGGCACCGAGCCCGGCCCCGGCTGCATCCCTTCGGCTCAGCGCCCGGTGGGACCGAGAGATGGGTGACGTCACAACGGGGGCGTGTGGGGCGACCGGGGGACCGACATGGAGCCTCCATAAACCGGGATCACGGCACGGAGCCGGCATTGACCGGGATCACGGCACGGAGCCGGCACTGACCGGGATCACGGCACGGAGCCGGCACTGACCGGGATCACGGCACGGAGCCGGTATTGACCGGGATCACGGCAGGGAGCCGGTATTGACCGGGATCACGGCATGGAGCCGGCATTGACCGGGATCACGGCATGGAGCCGGCATTGACCGGGATCACGGCACGGAGCCGGTATTGACCGGGATCACGGCACGGAGCCGGTATTGACCGGGATCACGNATTGACCGGGATCACGGCACGGAGCCGGTATTGACCGGGATCACGGCACGGAGCCGGTATTGACCGGGATCACGACATAGAGCCGGCATTGACCGGGATCACGGCACGGAGCCGGCATTGACCGGGATCACGGCATGGAGCCGGTATTGACCGGGATCACGGCACGGAGCCGGCACTGACCGGAGCTGCCCACGGGGCCGTTCCCACACGGAGCTGCCTTTGGGGCGCCCCGCGGACACTCGTGTTCCTCACGGTCTCTCCGGCCCCGTGGGAGCTGCAGACCCTCCCCCCCCGCCCACCCTCCCGCGGTCGCCGCCACCGTCGGGTCTGGGACGCGCCGTGGGCAGCTCCGACCCCGCAGCCAAGGCCGGGGCTCGGCCCCGCTCGTGGGTCCCGCGGCGTCGCGGCTCCTTTAAGGCCGGGAGCCGGCGGCGGATGCGGCCGTTTGACTCCGGTCCAGCGGCTTGTGGAAATCCGCGAATCCCGCGGGCGCTGACGGGGCCGGGACGCGCTTCGGGATCCGCGGTGCCGGGCACTCGGCTCCGGGAGCGGGGCCAGCCCAGAGCCGGGCACGGCGCCCACAGCCCGGCCGGGAGCGGAGCCAGGGCTGCGGAAACCTCGAAAGTGCCGCCACGTGGGGCTGAGTCACGGCCCCGGCCCTTCGCACACCCCCGGGATGCGGCCAAACCCAAATAAAGCTGCGGGACCGGGTGCCCGGTGTCCATGTtgtggctgggctgggggggctgcacGAATTCTTGGCCTTTCAGTTGGtgctggaggggaaggggaggggggagcaaCACAGAGCGGGAGAGACACATCCCAACACATCCCAACACACCCCAACACACCCCAACCCACACTGGCCCATCTCAAGACATGCCAACATACACCAAAGCACCCCAAACCCTTCCATCCCGACCCATACCAACACGTTCTAACTCATTCCATCCCGATCCATGTCAGCCCAACCCATACCGACAAACTCCAACTCACCCCATGCCAACCCATGTTAACCATCCCAACTCATCCCAACTCATTCCATCCCAACCCACATTAACCAACCTGCCAGTCCATCCCAACCCACATTAACCATCCCAACACCTCGTCCCAACCCATCCCAATTGTCCCAGCCAACCCAAACCATGCCAACATCCCACACCAACCCATCGCAACCTGTCCCGTCCAACCCAATCCATGCCAACACATTCCAATCCTTGCTAACCCATCCCAGCCCATGCCAACAcatcccaacccaccccactgcGTCCCATCCCAACCCCTCTCAACCAACCAACCCATGGCAACCCACACCAGAtcaacccaacccatcccaaccctCCCAACTGATGTTAATCCATGCCAACCCATCCCAACCCGTGCCAACCCATCCCAACCCGTGCCAACCCCTCCCAGCCAACCCAACCCACACGTAAGCACGAGGTTCTTGGCCACACACGACCCCATTGCTGCTGGACACGGAGCTCCCTCAGCTCTCCTGGCCACCAAAGGGCGCTGTTGGCCACGAGGAGCCACGGCCAGGAGCGGGAGCGGCTGCCTCCCCCCTCggcccagcccagctgctgtaACGGGTCCTAATAAACCACAAGTGAAGGTCAGGCCCAGGAAAGGCCTTTTGGGGTGGAAAATGAGGTCACGGGCCAATGGCAGCAGCGCAGCCGTGGCTCCTCGGAGGATGGTGTGTGGGGGCGGGATGGGGTCGGGGCTGACAGGGCTTTGGGGGAGGGTTTGGTGGGGGCAAGGCAAAGCAAATGGGGCTGCAGCGAgacactgcagtgctcagctccctgcacacagcGAGGGCTGGGAAGGGCCTGTGGGGAGCCCCGGGTGTCCCCCCACTGCCCCAAACCCACCTGGGGGCACCGGGGGCAGTTTGTGTGCAGCCACCAACCTCGGTGCCCAGCACGTGGGCTCTGCCCCACGTAGTGCTCAGTTCCCCCCGGGGACCCTCTGCTGCGGCTCTGGGCTCCCCTGGGCTCCGTGGTGATGCCCCACATCTCACACTGCCCCGTGGGTCTGGGGCTTTGTGCCATGGGGTGGCAGCAGgggctgcacccacagcacGGCGCGCTCAGAGCCCCCCTGGTCACCCTCATGGCCACCCCTGAGGGGGCACAGCGGTGCCCTGGGGGTCCCCACGCTGCCCTGCATGGCACGGGGAGGgcacccccatgtcccccaccATCCCCCGCTGccagggccgggccggggcgcTCAGCcggggctggctgtggggctcagcTCCACGCGTGGCCTCGTGGGCGCCCGGGCTCGGCCGGCGGCGCGGCGCGGTGCGATGAGCGGCCCGTGCTCAGCCGTAGGGTCGGGGCTGGGGGCGCTCGGGGTCTCCGGGTGCAAAGCTGGAGCGCCCACCCCACAGCGGGGGCACGCGGGGACAACCGGAGAGCGGCGGAGGAACGGGAAAGAGCCGACAGCGTCCGTCCGGAGCGGGAAGGGTTCGCGCACAGAAGTGCTGTGTAATCAGAAACAGTCGTGGAAGGGCGGAACGAAACCCCATGGAGAAAAGGAGCGGGGATGTGGGGCGCACACGGGGTTGGGGCGGCCGCGGGCATCGCAC
Protein-coding regions in this window:
- the LOC107306814 gene encoding sperm histone; this translates as MILIDGMILIDEPIPIDEPIPIDEPIPIDEPSPVDELNPIDGMIPIDEPIPIDGTIPIDELFPIDDPIPIDDPIPIDGMIPIDEPNPIDDPIPIDDPIPIDEPRPIDDPIPIDELIPIDEPIPTDGCLPSRGRPVLLTRWVLLGSRSALIGHGESWVGWGLFERGGQWGTEGEWERRHQPGPGAARTGCIQQDLAGPRPRAPIKGARGAERHFPVPPGPAPPRAVPPQPGMARYRRSRTRSRSRRRRRSRRRRSSRRRRYGRSRRSYRSVGRRRRRYGRRRRRRRRY